The nucleotide sequence ttcccctctcccttccctctttccttcccctctcccttccccctctttccttcccatctcctttcccttccctctttccttcccctctcccttcccttccctctttccttcccctctcccttccctctttccttcccctctcccttcccctctttccttcccctctcccttcccttccctctttccttcccctctcccttccctctttccttcccctctcccttcccctctttccttcccctctcccttcccttccctctttccttcccctctcccttcccttccctctttccttcccatctcctttcccttccctctttccttcccatctcctttcccttccctctttccttcccctctcccttccctctttccttccctctttccttcccatctcccttcccttccctctttccttcccctctcccttcccttccctctttccttcccctctcccttcccttccctctttccttcccctctcccttcccctctttccttcccctctcccttccctctttccttcccatctcctttcccttccctctttccttcccctctcccttccctctttccttcccatctcccttcccttccctctttccttcccctctcccttcccttccctctttccttcccctctcccttcccttccctctttccttcccctctcccttcccctctttccttcccctctcccttccctctttccttcccatctcccttcccttccctcttcccttcccctctccctttccttcccactttccttcccctctcccttcccttcccttccctctttccttcccctctcccttcccttccctctttccttcccctctcccttccctctttccttcccctctcccttccccctctttccttcccctatccctgtcACCGAGGGACCGAGAACACCTGTCATGAGCAGCGCACATTCGGCCGGAAAAGCTGGTGCACAACGCCAGCTGCcgtctgggagggggggggggataagaggggggggggggataggcctCCAGCTACGGCCTGTCTGAGGCTCCTCTGTtattcctcttgctcttcttcctcctgttcgtGCTCCTCATCCTATCCTTGTTCCGCCCTAAATTTTCTCATCtggtcttccttctctcctccccccccttctctctctctctctctctctctctctctctctctctctctctctctctctctctctctctctctctctctctctctctctctctctccctccctctctcgctcacctcctctttctcctcctcttcttcttcttcctcctcctcctcctcctcctcctcctcctcctcttccttttcctcctcctcttccttctcctcctcctcttcctcctcctcctcctcttccttttcctcctcttcctcctcttcctcctcctcctcctcctcctcctcctcctcctcctcctcctcctcctcctcctcctccacctcatcctcctcctcctccttctttctctccatatgcCCGTTATGGCATCTTCGAACCTTATCAATATTGACTCCATGTCCTCCGCAGATTTACACTTGCCTTGCCTCCTCTTGGTTATTATCCCTTTTAACTCGCAGTGTGGGTGTGAAAAGCTTTTAaaaagggagggcagggaggaagagaaagggagggcagggaggaagagaaagggagggcagggaggaagggaaagggagggcaggaaggaagagaaagggagggaaggagagagagagagagaaagggagcgaaggagagaaggggagaaaggtagggagagaacgggagggaaggagacagggggagaaagggatgacaggggagagggagagaaagggagggaaggaaagagggggagaaagggagagcaggagagaaagggagggaagtatagagggggagaaagagagggcaggagagagggaaataaagggagggaagaagagagagagagaaagggagggaaggagagaaggggagaaaggtagggaaggagagaaggggagaaaggtagggaaggagagaaggggagaaaggtagggagagaaaggaagggaaggagacaggggcaGAAAGGattggcaggagagagggagagaataggagggaaggaaagagcgagagaaaggaagggcaggagagagggagaaagggagggcaagagggagggggagaaagggagggaaggagagataaaggagaagagagagagataaaggagaagagaaattgaaagggagataaaaagagaaagaggaaacaaaagagagaggaagaatgctTGTGGATCACACATTTGTATAGACTATAAAGCAAATTGTTTAGAACTGTATAACGATAGAAAGCGGATGTTGACAGAAAGTGAACTTGGGATAATATAACAGAAGGTCTTTTTTTGTGCGCGGGATTGTTCATGAAGAGGCGAAATTTCAGCCTTTGTaaactgtttatttttctgtttttattacgctttattttatgtatttatttatttgtgattttacttttttactgatcttttttattattgtggttgagagagagtgagtgagtgagtgagtaagtgagtaagtgagtaagtaggtgagtgagtgagtgagtgagtgagtgagtaagtgagtgagtgagtgagtaagtgagtgagtgagtgagtgagtgagtgagtgagtaagtgagtgagtgagtgagtgagtgagtgagtgagtgagtgagtaagtgagtaagtgagtaagtaggtgagtgagtgagtgagtaagtgagtgagtgagtgagtgagtgagtaagtgagtgagtgagtgagtgagtgagtgagtgagtgagtgagtgagtgagtgagtgagtgagtgagtgagtgagtgagtaagtgagtgaatgagtgaatgagtgagtgagtgagtgagtgagtgagtgagtgagtgagtgagtgagtgagtgagtgagtgagtgagtgagtgagtgagtgagtgagtgagtgagtgagtgagagagagagagagaggggggggggggggggagggaaggagggggagagagagaaagagaaacagagagagagagagagagagagagagagagagagagagagagagagagagagagagagagagagagagagagagagagagagacagagacagagagtgagagtaagttagagatatagagagaaagagaaagagagagagtgataaagagaaagagaaaaagagagaaagaaagaaacggagaatgTCAAAAGCTGAACCGAAAGCAATTTTTTTGACCGACAGACGGACCATACCTGAGTGACTGACCAATTAAGCCTTCATGAGaatttacgtatatttatttatgtatttattaatatatttttaaacttcGATATTGATAACCACTtttgtatgtctttatttattcatttatccatattCATGAATGTTTGATAACCttctttttaattcattcattcattcattcattcttatgCGTGTATGTTGACAACCTTTGTTcatatttatctcttcatttacaaCTTCTTATAAGTGACTGTTGGCAACCCTTTTACTATTTTATTCATTCCATGTTGACAAccctttgttttcttatcttctttctatattattttgtttCCGGCAAAGTTTCTCTCTCAGGAAATTTCCAGCTTCCGTGATAGCGAGAACATGAGGGAAATTagcggagcgaaagagagagagagagagagaaagaaagaaagaaagagagagagagagagagagagagagagagagagagagagagagagagagagagagagagagagagagagagagagagagagagaaagagagagagaaagagagagagaaagagagagagaaagagagagagaaagagagagagaaagagagagaaagagagagagaaagagagagagaaagagagagagaaagagagagagaaagagagagagaaagagagagagaaagagagagagaaagagagagagaaagagagagagaaagagagagagaaagagaaagagagagagagagagatgtttttttTCGAAGATTATGAAGCTTCAGAACTTGATTTGAATTCGGGAAGGCGTGGGACGAGTTATTGTGCATCACTATTTCTCTGTCACTGCGTCTctcgttgtgtttttttgtgtgtatttatttgtatccgggttactctctctttctctctttctctttctcttactcttactcttactcttactctttctctttctctttctctttctctttctctttctccttctccttctccttctccttctccttctccttctccttctccttctccttctccttctccttctccttctccttctccttctccttctccttctccttctccttctccttctccttctccttctccttctccttctccttctccttctctttctctctctctctcacacagacgcacacacacacacacacacacacacacacacacacacacacacacacacacacacacacacacacgcacacacgcacacgcacacgcacacgcacatgcacacgcacacacacacacacacacacacacacacacacacacacacacacacacacgcacacgcacacgcacacgcacacgcacacgcacacgcacacgcacacgcacacgcacacgcacacacccacacacacacacacatatctatatatcacttgACCTCAAGCGCTATGGGCTGTGCCTACGCTGTCCaccctcttcttactctcctcttccctcttctcattcaaccctccctccttctccctccctccctccctctccttcttcacccccgccccccttccttctccccttcccacttcccattCACTCTTCATCTGCCATTCAGCCTCTGTTTCTGATAGCATAGAGGACGTGATCTCGCCCACTCCATCACGTCCcgcccatttctcctttcttctgcctCGTACTCTCTCGAGCGCTTCCTGTTACGTGGCCCAAGGAGGAGGCTCTCTGGGTCGTGTCCTGCTTGCCGCCCTCGTTAGGCACGGATACGCCCGCGCGACCTTTTGCCTAAGCTGCGGGCGTGCGTTGTCCTCCCCGCCCATACTTAGCCAAGGGGAGGCGATCGCATGCATTGCGTAACATTATCCGCTGTCACGGCCGAATTCGCTATGATGTGTCCCTGTTTATTCACGTGcacacgctcgctctctctttctttctctctctctctctctctctctctctctctctctctctctctctctctctctctctctctctctctctctctctctctctctctctctctctttctttctcttgtttatatacccctctttctttctctttctcccattctctccccttcgccccttccctccctccctctctccccgtttcctctctctccctccctccctccctccctccctccttccctcccccactatctctccctcgtttccccttccctccctttcccccctccctccctccaccccattcccccctccctttccccctccaccccattctcccctccctttccccaatccctccctccctcccaccccattcccccctccctctccccctccaccccattcccccctcccacccccgtttCTAACCCCCCCTTGTGCTCTCCCCCAGGTGATCTACGCCATGCGGGGCTGGATCGCCTTCGTGGCCTTCATCGACGTGGGCATGGCGGTGCAGTGCTACCTGGACGCCGACTCCTTCCTCGGGTCGCAGCTCTACACGGCCGGGGACATCGCCGAGCACGGTCAGTATGGAGGCAGATCTTTCGGGGTGTCGgcgttgttaatttttttttttgttcattgttgttgttgttagcgtattgttgttgtagtagcaatttttgtttgtttctgatttatttattgtgttgttgttttttttacttgtataatatataatgtttgtgtgtatgtgagtgtgtatatatatatatatatatatatatatatatatatatatatatgtatgaatttgaatttgaattctttGTATGCATAGTGACAGCCCCCCcagctttgtatttttttttattttaatctatttgtttgtatagagacaatttttcataattttctcacATATTCGTCTGGGTTTATGATATGTGTTCAGTGACGAAGGGAGAAGACCTTCAGTTTCTTTAGTTTCCGTTAATGCAGTGGAAGTGGAAATGTCGGTGTATTTTAGaagtggtttatttatttatttactgtatttcctaaaaaaaaaaaaaaaattatgttactCATTTTACCCCCATTTGCTTGATCACCCAGTACTTTTTTTCCAAACTTAGTCATCAGTCTCCTCATATACATACCTATTCTTGCGTTCATCCCTCCTCGCTATTAATCACTCACCGctgccttctccttcctctcgctttccgCCGCTAATAACTCTTCTTATTTGTCGTTTATGTCCGTCTTTCCCGCTTgctaatttactattattatcactcgaAATTGCAAAGTCCAGGTTTATTTACTGGGGGATCCCGTGGTGAGGGAAAGAGTgacgagagaggcagaaaaaggggaaattttgATGGGGTAGttaaagggagtgagtgagagagagggagagagcgagagagcgagagagagagggagagggagtggcagtgGCAGAGtgaatgaatggagggagggagagagggacagctGGGAGGAATAAGGAattggaggtggatgggggggggggggggagatggagaggttgaggcagagagaaggagagatggggggaagaagggggagaactggcaggagtgagagggagaagggataggagctggacggaggaagaggcagagggatagagagaaagagaaccaggaggagggaggaagaagagagggaaggcaagagtgagaggaggagcagggaagggagaatgggagtaaaagactgagagagagagagaggaagagaattgaaCACTCGCCATcgtaagaaacaaaggaaaaagagcataaaaaaaagtaaaattacaaAAGAATGAATTAAAGTGGGAAACGTACCCACATACAGAAAAAAGACACATATGAATTAGagttatatttctttgtatatatatatatatatatatatatatatatatatatatatatatatatatatatatatgtgtgtgtgtgtgtgtgtgtgtgtgtgtgtatctgtgttattttatttttttttttgtcagggatttcataaaagggagaagaacaaCATAGGCTTCTCATTTCCTTGACCCTTACGGATGACGTGATAAAAGtctctctatacctatctatctatctgcctgtctgtttatctacctatttattaatttatgcctACCtatcttccagtctctctctctcttcttatctatctatttgtttgcttcagcctctcttctccctttccctctctcccttttcctctctctttctatatctatctatctacctatctatctgattatctatctaattatctatctatttatctatctctctgtccctcttcctctcctctcagccactcactcacttccattttcccttttaatCGAAGAGAGCAGAGTTTGTGGTTTCCAGCCCCTTTCCTGGCGCGAGGGAAGGGTTCCAAGTCCCCTGCATCAACACATTTATTAtagagcagagaaggaggaggatccaAGTCTCTTTTATCACCGGGAATATTGCACGCCGAGAATTAAGACATTCAGAGTTCATTATATCATCTTATGCTTGATAAAACACCGTGGGTCATTttgcattataattttgttttaaatctAAATTTGgttttaatgtttattgtttgCAACATCAACACGGTATCCTTAGCCAGGTTTCATGATATTGACAAAATGTACAGGTAGTTTCGATaacattttttttgcaatattttcaTGCAAAGTAGTAGAATTAATTGCTATTAGGGTGGGcagtgatgaagaaaaaaatttgAAAGGTATTCTGAGTTTCGGGTAATCCTGAGTGGATTTATTCATTACGATAAAACACTGGGCATTAAATTCAGTCACCGTGGATTTATctgaggcagggaaagggagagagagagagaaagagagagagagagagagagagagagagagagagagagagagagagagagagagagagagagagagagagagagagagagagagagagagagagagaggagaaagagaaagttagttagatagataaatgt is from Penaeus chinensis breed Huanghai No. 1 chromosome 36, ASM1920278v2, whole genome shotgun sequence and encodes:
- the LOC125044921 gene encoding uncharacterized protein LOC125044921 is translated as MRGWIAFVAFIDVGMAVQCYLDADSFLGSQLYTAGDIAEHESRVCGFQPLSWREGRVPSPLHQHIYYRAEKEEDPSLFYHREYCTPRIKTFRVHYIILCLIKHPVVRENLVVKYSEITKSIWNMIQQKKVHDDIQEDIK